A region from the Gammaproteobacteria bacterium genome encodes:
- a CDS encoding lipopolysaccharide export system permease protein — translation MLIDRYIAREIIYTLIAIFCILMVIVLSHQFVRYLADVAAGEIPADMLLMILGLKAISFAGFILPLALFMAVIVGLGRLYRDSEMVVMAACGIGPLRILGGVMRGALLVGMILAFISLYFNPWVADQKSRILDKIQARPELTGITSGRFHESNRGETVYFVESLNADGVLENVFIQYHRPDGNKGILAAANGYQKIDPRTKDRFLVLMNGHRYEDTPNENEFRTMDYDQHGILIPLPRVETSGRKRDAIPTLQLLSSSSREDQAELQWRWSLPLAAMLLAALGVPLSRGKPREGRYGKLFTGIMIYVIFSNLLGVARNWMERGIVPIEFGLWWVHGLLFLLVIFANYPALKGKTYGSRSVLVRQEPHG, via the coding sequence ATGCTGATAGATCGCTACATTGCCCGTGAAATTATTTATACGTTAATTGCTATATTTTGTATTCTCATGGTGATTGTTCTCAGTCATCAATTTGTTCGTTACCTGGCAGATGTTGCGGCGGGGGAAATTCCCGCAGACATGCTGTTAATGATACTTGGACTCAAGGCGATTAGCTTTGCTGGATTTATTTTGCCACTTGCGTTGTTCATGGCAGTCATTGTTGGCTTGGGTCGGCTTTATCGAGATAGCGAGATGGTGGTAATGGCAGCGTGTGGCATCGGACCATTACGAATACTGGGCGGTGTTATGCGTGGCGCGCTTTTGGTCGGGATGATTCTGGCTTTTATTTCCTTGTATTTCAATCCTTGGGTCGCGGATCAGAAATCACGCATCTTAGATAAAATCCAGGCTAGGCCAGAATTAACCGGAATTACCTCAGGTCGTTTTCATGAATCGAATCGCGGCGAAACCGTTTATTTCGTGGAAAGTCTAAATGCCGATGGCGTTTTAGAAAACGTTTTCATCCAATATCATCGCCCTGACGGGAATAAAGGTATTTTAGCGGCAGCCAACGGTTATCAAAAGATCGATCCGCGCACCAAGGATCGATTCCTAGTCTTGATGAATGGCCACCGTTACGAGGATACGCCAAACGAAAATGAATTTCGTACCATGGATTATGACCAGCACGGGATTCTCATTCCGTTACCACGGGTCGAAACGAGTGGACGCAAACGCGATGCAATTCCAACACTTCAATTGCTTTCTTCGTCCAGCCGCGAGGATCAGGCGGAGCTTCAATGGCGTTGGTCCCTACCCCTTGCCGCCATGTTGCTTGCTGCTCTTGGAGTTCCACTCAGTCGCGGAAAGCCACGGGAAGGACGTTATGGAAAATTATTTACGGGAATAATGATTTATGTCATTTTCAGCAACCTACTAGGGGTTGCCCGTAATTGGATGGAACGCGGAATCGTGCCAATCGAATTTGGGCTGTGGTGGGTTCACGGATTGCTTTTTCTTCTAGTAATTTTTGCCAACTACCCCGCCTTAAAGGGCAAAACTTATGGCAGTAGATCGGTATTGGTGCGTCAGGAACCCCACGGCTAA